The sequence AACGCCACGTACTTCGCACCGGATGCCTACGACGGCCATCTCTACAACGTCGTCGTGGTGGAGGTGACGATATGGCGGCTGTAGACCGGGGCGTCTCGACCGTTCTCGGATACTCGCTGAACCTCGTCGTCGCGACGCTCCTCGTCGTCGGCCTGCTCGGCGCCGCGGTCACGCTCGTCGATTCCCAACACGATCGAGCGGCGCGCGCCGAACTGGACGTCATCGGCGAGCGGTTCGCGGCCGACGTCGAGACGGCTGACCGACTCACACGATCCGCCAATGGGGGATCGGTGTCCGTCGTCAGTCGGTTGCCATCCCGAATCGCCGGGTCGACGTACGACGTCGCAATCGTCTCCGAATCGGGCGCGGCGGCGGTGGCGTTATCGCTGGACGGGAACGATGAGACCGTCGTCGTCCCGATCAACAACGAGACGCCGATCGAAGAATTCAGGCGTACCGGCGGAACGGTACGAATTCGGACGAGCGGTGACGGGACCCTGGAGGTCGTCGATGACTGATCGCGCAATTAGCGACGTACTCGGATACGCCCTTGTCTTCGCGCTGATCGTGAGCATGGTTGGGATGGTCTACACCACCGGCGTCGGTGGGTTACAGGACGCCCGGGACTTCGAGAAGTTG is a genomic window of Halanaeroarchaeum sulfurireducens containing:
- a CDS encoding DUF7266 family protein yields the protein MAAVDRGVSTVLGYSLNLVVATLLVVGLLGAAVTLVDSQHDRAARAELDVIGERFAADVETADRLTRSANGGSVSVVSRLPSRIAGSTYDVAIVSESGAAAVALSLDGNDETVVVPINNETPIEEFRRTGGTVRIRTSGDGTLEVVDD